A window of Acidobacteriota bacterium contains these coding sequences:
- a CDS encoding 2-oxoacid:acceptor oxidoreductase family protein codes for MQNDVIMAGFGGQGILLIGKMLAYAGMHQGKEVSWLPSYGPEMRGGTCNCTVVISDRPVGSPVIQSPRAVLAMNLPSLEKFEPMLRPGGLLLLNSSLINREPSRQDIRVLKVPANDVANELKNPKGANMVALGAYIGATDAVALEELESLIRDTFASKPKVVEANLVALKKGYDLGAKMKEGKP; via the coding sequence ATGCAGAATGACGTGATCATGGCGGGCTTCGGCGGTCAAGGCATCCTTCTCATCGGAAAGATGCTGGCCTACGCCGGGATGCACCAGGGCAAGGAGGTGTCCTGGCTCCCCTCTTACGGCCCCGAAATGCGCGGGGGAACGTGCAACTGCACGGTGGTCATCTCGGACCGCCCCGTGGGCTCCCCCGTCATCCAGTCTCCAAGGGCCGTCCTGGCCATGAACCTGCCGTCCCTTGAGAAGTTCGAGCCCATGCTCCGGCCGGGAGGGTTGCTCCTGCTCAACTCGTCCTTGATCAACCGGGAGCCGTCGCGTCAGGACATCCGGGTCCTCAAGGTCCCCGCCAACGACGTGGCCAACGAGCTCAAGAACCCCAAAGGGGCCAACATGGTCGCCCTGGGCGCCTACATCGGCGCCACCGACGCGGTGGCCCTGGAGGAGCTCGAGTCCCTCATCCGCGACACCTTCGCCAGCAAGCCCAAGGTCGTCGAGGCCAACCTCGTGGCCCTGAAAAAGGGGTACGACCTCGGTGCCAAGATGAAGGAAGGAAAGCCATGA
- a CDS encoding NADH-quinone oxidoreductase subunit NuoF has product MRIDSRARFEEAVAACRRAAEGRKIEVLVCCGTGCLANGSQAVAEAFQKEVEARNLPASVGLFTKKTGCHGFCERGPLVVIQPEGILYTKVKPEHAGEILEKAAEGGGAVSKLLYKDPATKKAVEKYGDVPFYKNQTRVAMRNIGKVDPADLDDALAHGAYAGLVQALFDLTPEKVIEEIERSGLRGRGGAGFQTARKWKAARKAKGERKFVLCNGDEGDPGAFKDRSIMEGDPHSVLEGMVIGAFAIGAHEGYIYVRDEYPLAVVHLTLAIEQARRRGLLGENILGTGFDFDVKISRGGGAFVCGESSALMRSIEGKTGEPRQKYVHATDRGVFDCPTVLNNVETWADVGAILHKGGDWFASMGTAKSKGTKAFSLVGKVKNTGLIELPMGTTLRHIIFDIGGGILGDRPFKAVQTGGPSGGCLPESHLDYPVDYEKLTEAGSMMGSGGMIVMDDRTCMVDVARYFLSFLMEESCGKCVPCREGLKQMKAIFDGLVAGRGVPGDIGRIERLAEGMQLGSLCELGKSAPNPVLSTLRYFRDEYMAHAEGKACPAGICRDLTAYEIIAEACNGCGSCARACPADAITGEKKALHVIHQGRCISCGACYTVCPTDAVRFFPKRELAAVQETGGAS; this is encoded by the coding sequence ATGCGCATTGACTCCAGGGCCCGGTTCGAGGAGGCCGTCGCGGCGTGCCGCCGGGCGGCCGAAGGGCGGAAGATCGAGGTGCTCGTCTGCTGTGGGACGGGCTGTCTGGCCAACGGAAGCCAGGCCGTGGCGGAGGCCTTCCAGAAGGAGGTGGAAGCTCGAAACCTTCCGGCCTCCGTGGGCCTCTTCACCAAGAAGACGGGCTGTCACGGCTTCTGCGAAAGGGGCCCGCTGGTGGTCATCCAGCCCGAGGGCATCCTCTACACGAAGGTCAAGCCGGAGCACGCGGGCGAGATCCTCGAAAAGGCCGCGGAAGGCGGGGGGGCCGTGTCCAAGCTCCTTTACAAGGACCCGGCTACCAAGAAGGCCGTCGAGAAGTACGGGGACGTTCCCTTCTACAAGAACCAGACCCGGGTGGCCATGCGGAACATCGGAAAGGTGGACCCCGCAGACCTCGACGACGCGCTGGCCCACGGGGCCTACGCCGGCCTGGTCCAGGCCCTCTTCGACCTGACTCCGGAGAAGGTCATCGAGGAGATCGAGCGCTCCGGCCTCCGGGGCCGCGGGGGCGCCGGCTTCCAGACGGCCCGCAAGTGGAAGGCCGCCCGCAAGGCGAAGGGCGAGAGGAAGTTCGTCCTCTGCAACGGCGACGAAGGGGACCCCGGGGCCTTCAAGGACCGCTCCATCATGGAGGGCGATCCCCATTCGGTCCTCGAGGGCATGGTCATTGGCGCCTTCGCCATCGGGGCCCACGAGGGGTACATCTACGTCCGGGACGAGTACCCGCTGGCCGTCGTACACCTCACCCTGGCCATCGAGCAGGCCAGGCGGCGCGGGCTGCTGGGGGAGAACATCCTCGGGACCGGCTTCGATTTTGACGTGAAAATCTCCCGAGGGGGGGGCGCCTTCGTGTGCGGGGAGTCCTCCGCCCTTATGCGATCCATCGAGGGCAAGACGGGCGAGCCGAGGCAGAAATACGTCCACGCCACGGACCGGGGCGTCTTCGACTGCCCGACGGTCCTCAACAACGTGGAGACCTGGGCCGATGTGGGAGCCATCCTCCACAAGGGGGGCGACTGGTTCGCCTCCATGGGCACGGCCAAGTCCAAGGGCACCAAAGCCTTCTCCCTCGTCGGCAAGGTCAAGAACACGGGGCTCATCGAACTGCCCATGGGCACGACCCTGCGCCACATCATTTTCGACATCGGCGGCGGGATTCTGGGGGACCGGCCCTTCAAGGCGGTGCAGACGGGCGGACCTTCGGGAGGGTGTCTGCCCGAATCCCACCTCGATTACCCCGTGGACTACGAGAAGCTCACCGAAGCCGGCTCCATGATGGGCTCCGGCGGCATGATCGTCATGGATGACCGGACGTGCATGGTGGACGTGGCCCGCTACTTCCTCTCCTTCCTCATGGAGGAGTCCTGCGGGAAGTGCGTGCCCTGCCGGGAAGGCCTGAAGCAGATGAAGGCCATCTTCGACGGTCTCGTGGCCGGACGGGGCGTTCCCGGGGACATCGGGCGCATCGAGCGGCTGGCGGAGGGGATGCAGCTCGGAAGCCTGTGCGAACTGGGCAAGTCCGCCCCCAATCCCGTTCTTTCCACCCTTCGGTACTTCCGCGACGAATACATGGCCCACGCCGAGGGGAAGGCGTGCCCGGCCGGCATCTGCCGGGACCTCACCGCCTACGAGATCATCGCCGAGGCCTGCAACGGATGCGGCTCCTGCGCGCGGGCCTGTCCGGCCGACGCCATCACGGGGGAGAAGAAGGCCCTCCACGTCATCCACCAGGGCCGGTGCATCTCCTGCGGCGCCTGCTACACGGTCTGCCCCACGGACGCCGTGAGGTTCTTCCCCAAGCGCGAGCTCGCCGCGGTCCAGGAGACAGGAGGCGCCTCATGA
- a CDS encoding thiamine pyrophosphate-dependent enzyme gives MAETVFRRPEALADVTTHYCPGCTHGVIHRLVGEVIDELDLRERTVGIAPVGCSVLAYNYFATDFHEASHGRAPAVATGIKRARPDLIVFSYQGDGDLASIGMAEIIHCANRGEKVTVVFVNNAIYGMTGGQMAPTTMPGQVATTCPLGRDVNQAGWPIRVAELVSTLKTPAYVARASVHTPLHAVAAKEMLRTAFRYQKENACFSLVEILSTCPTNWGIPPAEATAWLEKNMLPYYPLGTFKTPGGEDRAPSPLGRGRRRVGHAE, from the coding sequence ATGGCTGAAACCGTCTTCCGCCGACCCGAAGCCCTCGCCGACGTGACGACCCACTACTGCCCCGGATGCACCCACGGGGTCATCCACCGGCTCGTGGGGGAGGTCATCGACGAACTGGACCTAAGGGAGCGGACCGTGGGGATCGCCCCCGTGGGCTGCTCCGTGCTCGCGTACAACTATTTCGCTACGGACTTCCACGAGGCCTCCCACGGCCGCGCGCCGGCGGTGGCCACCGGGATCAAGCGCGCCCGCCCGGACCTCATCGTCTTCTCCTACCAGGGAGACGGCGACCTCGCCTCCATCGGCATGGCCGAGATCATCCACTGCGCCAACCGGGGCGAGAAGGTCACCGTGGTCTTCGTGAACAACGCCATCTACGGCATGACGGGCGGACAGATGGCGCCCACCACCATGCCCGGCCAGGTGGCCACCACATGTCCGCTGGGCCGCGACGTGAACCAGGCGGGATGGCCCATTCGGGTGGCCGAGCTCGTCAGCACGCTGAAAACGCCCGCCTACGTGGCGAGGGCTTCCGTCCACACGCCCCTTCACGCCGTCGCGGCCAAAGAGATGCTCCGGACGGCCTTCCGGTATCAGAAGGAGAACGCCTGCTTCTCCCTCGTGGAGATCCTCTCCACGTGTCCGACGAACTGGGGGATCCCTCCCGCGGAGGCGACGGCCTGGCTGGAAAAGAACATGCTTCCCTACTACCCGCTCGGAACCTTCAAGACCCCCGGCGGCGAGGACCGGGCGCCCAGCCCGCTTGGACGGGGAAGGCGGAGGGTCGGCCATGCAGAATGA
- a CDS encoding 2Fe-2S iron-sulfur cluster-binding protein, with protein MITLTVNGKNVKVPEGTRLLDAIRCAGFEVPTLCDHPALEPWGGCRMCLVDVTRTEWDGWCKMVVSCMFPAEEGLLVLTDTERVRSTRRVVIDLLLARCPDTPLIQQMAAKHGLERTTYEPNPAPTDCILCGLCTRVCDHIGVSAISSVNRGAGREIAPPFHEAPPDCIGCLACAEICPTSCIPYETSDSRRSIWGKEFEMVRCARCGRAHITRDEAAHFSDRTGVPSAYFDLCDACKRTDMARQFVKLSEGAGTAP; from the coding sequence ATGATCACGCTCACCGTCAATGGAAAGAACGTGAAGGTCCCCGAGGGAACCCGCCTCCTGGACGCCATACGCTGCGCGGGCTTCGAGGTTCCCACGCTCTGCGACCACCCGGCCCTGGAGCCCTGGGGCGGGTGCCGGATGTGCCTGGTGGACGTCACTCGGACGGAGTGGGACGGCTGGTGCAAGATGGTGGTCTCGTGCATGTTTCCGGCGGAGGAAGGCCTCCTCGTCCTCACGGACACGGAGCGCGTGCGATCCACGCGAAGGGTCGTCATCGACCTGCTCCTGGCTCGCTGTCCCGACACCCCCCTCATCCAGCAAATGGCCGCGAAACACGGCCTGGAGCGGACGACCTACGAACCCAACCCCGCACCCACGGACTGCATCCTCTGCGGCCTGTGCACGCGGGTCTGCGACCACATCGGCGTGTCGGCCATCTCCTCCGTGAACCGGGGGGCGGGACGGGAGATCGCCCCACCCTTCCACGAGGCCCCGCCCGACTGCATCGGTTGCCTCGCCTGCGCCGAGATATGCCCGACATCCTGCATCCCCTACGAGACCTCGGACTCCAGGAGAAGCATCTGGGGAAAGGAATTCGAGATGGTCCGGTGCGCCCGGTGCGGCCGGGCCCACATCACCCGGGACGAAGCCGCCCACTTCTCGGATCGGACGGGCGTCCCGTCCGCCTACTTCGACCTCTGCGACGCGTGCAAGCGGACCGACATGGCGCGCCAGTTCGTCAAGCTTTCCGAGGGAGCCGGCACGGCGCCCTGA
- a CDS encoding NAD(P)H-dependent oxidoreductase subunit E: MSQPSCQDLHPVEEILERYPREEASLIQVLQDVHRAYNYLPCDVLIKVAEVLDVPLAKVFSVSTFYKAFSLKPQGKTIIKVCTGTACHIRGAGQLVEEVQRLLSIGPDETTPDMGFTLKTVNCVGACAMAPVLIVGEKYHGNAKPAKMPKLLGQEGKTHAH, from the coding sequence ATGAGCCAGCCATCCTGCCAGGACCTTCACCCGGTGGAGGAGATCCTGGAGAGGTATCCGAGGGAGGAGGCCTCCCTCATCCAGGTCCTCCAGGACGTGCACCGGGCGTACAACTACCTCCCATGCGACGTCCTGATCAAGGTGGCCGAGGTCCTCGACGTCCCCCTCGCCAAGGTCTTCTCCGTGTCCACCTTTTACAAGGCCTTTTCCCTCAAGCCCCAGGGAAAGACGATCATCAAGGTATGCACGGGAACGGCTTGTCACATCCGGGGGGCCGGCCAGCTCGTGGAGGAGGTCCAGCGCCTGCTCTCCATCGGCCCGGACGAGACGACGCCCGACATGGGGTTCACCCTGAAGACCGTGAACTGCGTGGGGGCCTGCGCCATGGCGCCGGTCCTCATCGTCGGGGAGAAGTACCACGGGAACGCCAAACCGGCGAAGATGCCCAAACTCCTGGGCCAGGAGGGCAAGACCCATGCGCATTGA